In Trichoderma atroviride chromosome 2, complete sequence, one DNA window encodes the following:
- a CDS encoding uncharacterized protein (EggNog:ENOG41) has product MEDASCSGSTPFKRLVDHQSRDLSHHQDRHVSRGAFGQNSQAFRSSPLHPAQGQQNDFGAFMGGASALPGFESDPATRLTPSLPFAQVAPAHVAAPPSFSSPMHQMAAPMAGGSSWATDFNRFTQQRSPAPTTLAASRQMNHSPAQTAFQPSFAQPNFASAFAPSMFSPPAAAVAKPEFDQEMSRWMSAHGGGNMKEVDAAMEQMALELEETEAIVAAVKASRLTDLDTPEIGNLALNDDARVLEAQPEPILEQIQEPEPEREQVDVQHPKSAVAEAAEKLLDCVKHESGEKWQNSIFLSLMRDFRDGRKDIVGDEIRSTTGETAAPAAQPVAT; this is encoded by the exons ATGGAAGACGCTTCCTGCAGCGGCTCTACGCCCTTCAAGCGCCTCGTCGACCACCAGTCTCGCGACCTCAGCCACCATCAAGACAGACATGTGAGCCGAGGGGCGTTTGGCCAGAAC TCACAGGCTTTCCGCTCTTCACCGCTGCATCCCGCCCAAGGCCAGCAAAATGACTTTGGCGCCTTCATGGGCGGCGCCTCTGCCCTGCCCGGCTTCGAGAGCGATCCCGCCACCAGACTGACGCCGTCGCTGCCCTTTGCACAAGTCGCACCAGCACACGTAGCAGCTCCTCCCAGCTTCTCGAGCCCCATGCACCAGATGGCAGCGCCCATGGCGGGCgggagcagctgggccaCCGACTTCAACCGCTTCACGCAGCAGCGGTCGCCTGCTCCAACGACTCTGGCCGCATCCCGCCAAATGAACCACTCTCCGGCTCAGACCGCCTTCCAGCCTTCCTTTGCACAGCCAAACTTTGCGTCCGCGTTCGCGCCGTCCATGTTCAGCCCTCCAGCTGCCGCCGTGGCGAAGCCAGAATTTGACCAGGAAATGTCCCGCTGGATGTCCGCCCACGGAGGCGGCAACATGAAGGAGGTGGACGCTGCCATGGAGCAAATGGCCctcgagctggaggagacCGAAGCAATAGTTGCAGCAGTCAAGGCCTCTCGGCTAACGGATCTCGACACCCCCGAAATCGGCAACCTGGCGCTCAACGACGACGCGAGAGTGCTAGAAGCCCAGCCAGAGCCCATCCTAGAGCAAATACAAGAGCCGGAGCCGGAAAGAGAACAGGTAGATGTCCAGCACCCCAAGTCTGCCGTCGCCGAAGCCGCCGAGAAGTTACTCGACTGCGTCAAACACGAGAGCGGCGAGAAGTGGCAAAACTCAATCTTCCTGTCGCTGATGCGAGATTTCCGCGACGGGAGAAAGGACATTGTCGGTGATGAGATTCGCTCGACGACGGGGGAGACGGCTGCTCCCGCTGCTCAGCCCGTGGCTACTTGA
- a CDS encoding uncharacterized protein (EggNog:ENOG41) produces the protein MTNERATSCYNLSLKAVSLVDSRFLWGAQPPNIDGETLTLVNDTSDLRRGPAWWLKVTYDKIVVVAENAFPPPSTTKRWDNMGASFDDYDVVRMNKPIGAQNGDKPWICTWPGTTLEVFIYPIQNSSVGANPTSGTATSSAASPTSSVPNPYAAEGLFPYPKSVKFLEKRDAGNTPRPFCRQVRVVDNGRGIANVTDSFGNPVQIQINENYDSDDDQETSQNKRSLRKRWNQSWNSQKMEQLTPCGCLWSS, from the coding sequence ATGACAAACGAAAGAGCGACTTCATGTTATAACCTCTCTCTCAAGGCCGTCAGTCTCGTCGATTCCCGGTTTCTCTGGGGTGCCCAGCCTCCTAATATTGATGGTGAAACTTTGACACTTGTCAACGACACCTCTGACCTTCGCCGTGGCCCGGCGTGGTGGCTCAAGGTGACCTATGACAAGATAGTCGTGGTCGCTGAAAATGCTTTCCCCCCTCCTTCCACGACCAAACGTTGGGACAACATGGGTGCATCATTTGACGATTATGATGTAGTCCGAATGAACAAACCAATCGGAGCTCAAAACGGCGATAAACCCTGGATATGTACCTGGCCTGGTACGACACTCGAAGTTTTCATCTACCCCATCCAGAATTCCAGTGTTGGGGCCAACCCAACTTCAGGTACAGCGACTTCATCAGCGGCCTCGCCGACGAGCTCTGTGCCCAACCCATATGCAGCGGAGGGTTTATTCCCTTACCCCAAAAGCGTCAAGTTTTTAGAAAAACGAGATGCCGGCAATACTCCCAGACCATTCTGTCGCCAAGTCCGAGTCGTCGATAATGGGCGTGGCATAGCGAATGTGACGGATAGTTTTGGGAACCCCGTTCAAATACAGATCAATGAGAACTATGACTCGGATGACGATCAGGAGACATCCCAAAATAAGCGCTCGCTCCGAAAGAGGTGGAATCAATCTTGGAACTCTCAGAAAATGGAGCAGTTGACACCTTGCGGCTGTCTTTGGTCGTCTTGA
- a CDS encoding uncharacterized protein (EggNog:ENOG41), producing MDPPNKRGSAFRRKPVQRESLGLSDEDGSDNENFDLAAATVSDGFRPTNPSPTDSSSVFSTTNNPTSASAASSQARLLSQSPTHEQAPTSSLSKPSASASARPSSAVKPPRPHDSLTLRGDGSNPLQTDPSLSSALASHTDAPQIRPQSPYRGPTGPSHPYQMYLQRTLSNGTASTDQATRRGPAHPYTLYPQNTVTSGDETPNQIPIGFSTSGDGYQRQIGPDGEDVGGLVGPLGHTEELPPYTRYPDQAVVRKATPLQLCCQRMAHLIIHMKPILEPGELG from the coding sequence ATGGATCCTCCCAACAAAAGAGGCTCTGCTTTCCGCAGGAAACCGGTTCAAAGAGAATCTTTGGGGCTGTCTGACGAAGACGGTAGCGACAACGAAAATTTCGATTTGGCTGCGGCCACTGTGTCCGACGGCTTTCGACCAACAAACCCATCACCGACCGACAGCTCATCAGTATTCTCGACGACAAACAATCCCACCAGTGCCTCGGCCGCCTCTTCGCAAGCTCGATTATTGTCTCAAAGCCCAACCCACGAACAGGCGCCGACTTCCAGCCTCTCCAAGCCTTCAGCATCAGCCTCTGCCCGCCCATCAAGCGCAGTCAAGCCTCCCCGGCCTCATGATTCACTCACGCTCCGCGGCGATGGTTCAAACCCTCTTCAAACCGACCCGTCATTATCATCAGCGCTAGCGTCGCACACAGATGCGCCTCAGATTCGGCCTCAGAGTCCTTATCGAGGCCCCACCGGTCCTTCACATCCGTATCAAATGTACCTGCAGAGAACACTGAGCAACGGTACGGCCTCTACCGACCAAGCTACAAGGCGCGGCCCTGCGCATCCGTATACCCTCTACCCACAAAATACCGTCACCAGCGGCGACGAGACGCCTAATCAGATACCCATTGGCTTTTCGACATCTGGCGATGGTTATCAGAGGCAAATCGGCccagatggagaagacgtGGGAGGCTTGGTTGGCCCCTTGGGGCATACCGAAGAGCTGCCTCCTTACACGAGATACCCCGACCAGGCTGTTGTCCGAAAGGCTACCCCCCTGCAGCTGTGCTGCCAGAGGATGGCGCATCTAATAATCCACATGAAACCGATACTGGAGCCGGGGGAATTGGGGTAG